CACTGCAGCGCGCGACGGCGGCTCCTGACGTGCGCGCTCGTCGCGCTCTCCCGCATGCGCGGCCGGCGCGCCTGCGCGCACCGTCCGCGTTCGCGCTCGTCGCGCCGTTCGTGCTCGTGCTCGTGCTCGTGCTCGCGCTCTCGTTCGCGGGCGTCGCGCCTCCCGCGCGCGCCGCGGCGCCGTCGGCCGACGTCGTCGAGGTCGTCGTCGATGCGCCGCTTCCGGGCGAGCGCGTCGAGAACGACGTCCACATGGTCGCCGTGCGCGGCCGCGCGCGCGCGGGCGACGAGGCCTGGAGTGCCTTCGACGTGCTCGTGGCGATCGACGTCTCGTACTCGACGCGCGAGCCGAGCGGCATCGACGTCGACGGCGACGGCGAGGTCGGCTTCGATCCCGAGCGCGAGCTGGTGGAGCCCGGCCGCTATCCCGAAGGCACGGTCTGCACGGATCCCGACGACACGATCCTCGCCGCCGAGGTCTCGGCCGCGGGCGTCCTGCTCGGCGAGCTCGACGCGGCGCGCACGCGCGTCGGCCTCGTCGCGTTCTCCGGCGAGACCGATCCGGAGACGGGCCTCCGCGTCGCGCCCGACCAGCGCGACGCGTGGGTCGTCGTTCCGCTGACGCACGACTTCGGCGAGGTGCGCGCAGCGCTCGGCGACCTGCTGCGCGAAGGCCCGCGCAACGCGACGAACTTCGCGGCGGCCATCCGCCTCGCGGTGACCGAGCTCGCGGGCCTGCCGGGCGCGCAGAGCGCGCCGCGCGAA
This genomic interval from Myxococcota bacterium contains the following:
- a CDS encoding VWA domain-containing protein gives rise to the protein MRARRALPHARPARLRAPSAFALVAPFVLVLVLVLALSFAGVAPPARAAAPSADVVEVVVDAPLPGERVENDVHMVAVRGRARAGDEAWSAFDVLVAIDVSYSTREPSGIDVDGDGEVGFDPERELVEPGRYPEGTVCTDPDDTILAAEVSAAGVLLGELDAARTRVGLVAFSGETDPETGLRVAPDQRDAWVVVPLTHDFGEVRAALGDLLREGPRNATNFAAAIRLAVTELAGLPGAQSAPREGARRVLLFLTDGQPSFPYGSGAVSDRQDVEAAIDAARLADKASVVVNTYALGRQALARPVAATEMARITSGTYTAVRNPGDIVHFLKGISFANVDDVLIANRTLREVSVDVSLAPDGSFSGLVPARPGANELEVTALASDGREASAVLEIEFAEATLGARELERELARIRQRNKELLRLLERERIERFRARRREVVIGEDAEGDASAPSERAAPPPPDSGRD